In Vicia villosa cultivar HV-30 ecotype Madison, WI unplaced genomic scaffold, Vvil1.0 ctg.003754F_1_1, whole genome shotgun sequence, one genomic interval encodes:
- the LOC131641442 gene encoding PLASMODESMATA CALLOSE-BINDING PROTEIN 1-like, protein MEARSCHIVLFFMSLSFYSGLCRNSITLREDSSYDFSTTQLDSIPIVNPTTPGSGNPYPTVNPTSPQPPDTSTGGQNPTTPDTSPTTPDTSPTNPYSNPPASTTPYSNPPASTNPYSSPTSPNVTPTTPTTTPTGPSGSSGGGGGGGGSGQWCVASPSAAETTLKVALDYACGYGADCSQIQQGGTCFDPNTLADHASYAFNDYYQKNPAPTSCVFGGVAALTSKDPSHGNCHYSSSKTSMSPPNPPPTTMTPPSPTTMTPPSPTMMTPSSPGMTMPDPDGGSSSVYGSPPGSSPNIAASTSFSLLLLLATTLYASLHLQSYI, encoded by the exons ATGGAAGCTAGAAGTTGCCACATTGTGTTGTTTTTCATGTCTCTTTCCTTCTATTCAG GTTTATGTCGTAATTCGAtaacattaagagaagattcatCGTATGATTTTAGTACGACTCAATTGGATTCAATTCCGATTGTAAACCCGACAACACCCGGATCAGGAAATCCTTATCCAACGGTTAACCCGACATCTCCTCAACCTCCGGACACAAGTACCGGAGGACAAAACCCTACGACTCCCGACACAAGCCCAACGACTCCCGACACAAGCCCAACGAATCCATATTCAAACCCGCCCGCCTCTACAACTCCATATTCAAACCCACCGGCCTCTACGAATCCGTACTCAAGCCCAACAAGCCCAAATGTAACTCCCACAACACCAACTACTACTCCAACAGGCCCAAGTGGATCATCTGGcggcggtggtggtggtggtggtagtGGTCAATGGTGTGTTGCAAGCCCGTCAGCTGCAGAGACTACTCTAAAAGTAGCTCTTGATTATGCTTGTGGCTATGGTGCTGATTGTTCGCAAATTCAACAAGGAGGGACTTGTTTTGACCCTAATACACTTGCAGATCATGCTTCTTATGCTTTCAATGATTATTATCAAAAGAATCCTGCACCTACAAGCTGTGTATTTGGAGGAGTAGCAGCACTTACATCTAAAGATCCAA GTCATGGAAATTGCCACTATTCTTCCTCCAAAACAAG CATGAGTCCACCAAATCCACCACCAACTACAATGACTCCACCTTCACCAACAACTATGACTCCACCTTCACCAACTATGATGACTCCGTCTTCACCAGGCATGACAATGCCTGATCCAGATGGAGGATCATCATCGGTCTATGGTTCACCGCCTGGAAGTAGTCCCAATATAGCCGCCTCTACTTCTTTTTCCTTACTACTCCTACTTGCTACAACCCTCTATGCTTCACTTCATTTGCAAAGTTACATTTAA